In Procambarus clarkii isolate CNS0578487 chromosome 5, FALCON_Pclarkii_2.0, whole genome shotgun sequence, the following are encoded in one genomic region:
- the Cdk7 gene encoding cyclin-dependent kinase 7 isoform X1 — MEETEEKKRRIRIEEKLKRYEKIDFLGEGQFATVYKALDVETKQIVAVKKIKLGSREEARDGINRTALREIKLLQEVHHLNLIGLLDVFGYKSNVSLVFDFMDTDLEVIIKDTDNIILTPANIKAYILQTIRGLEYLHLHWILHRDLKPNNLLVNSEGVLKIGDFGLARFFGSPNRQYSHQVVTRWYRSPELLFGARSYGTGVDMWAVGCILAEMLVRCPYFPGDSDLDQLTRIFTALGTPTDDNWKDLTKLPDYVSFKHFDGSPLRDLFLAASDDLLQLLGSLLMINPSKRCSCTQALKMPYFSNRPAPTPGPMLPLPASIRNKKEIEKPTLKRKIIEESGFGDTSHSGTNNTVMLLNGRKPHADLDKTHLHKFASNTNKEQSMPVKPTFGIRQASLAKKLQF; from the exons ATGGAGGAGACCGAGGAAAAGAAGAGAAGAATACGCATAGAGGAAAAGCTGAAGAGATATGAGAAAATAGATTTTTTGGGAGAAGGACAG TTTGCAACTGTGTACAAAGCCCTGGATGTAGAAACAAAGCAAATTGTTGCAGTGAAAAAG ATCAAACTTGGGAGTAGGGAAGAAGCAAGAGATGGCATAAACCGTACAGCGCTGCGTGAAATAAAACTGCTACAAGAAGTTCACCATCTTAACCTAATTGGTCTTTTGGATGTGTTTGGCTATAAATCAAATGTCTCACTAGTGTTTGATTTTATGGATACTGATCTGGAA GTCATAATCAAAGATACAGATAACATCATCCTAACGCCAGCAAATATAAAAGCGTATATCTTGCAGACAATACGGGGATTGGAATATCTGCATCTCCACTGGATTTTACACAGG GATCTGAAACCTAATAATCTATTAGTAAATTCTGAGGGAGTATTAAAGATTGGGGATTTTGGATTAGCACGATTTTTTGGCTCCCCAAATAGACAATATTCACATCAAGTGGTCACTCGGTGGTATAG gagcccTGAACTATTGTTTGGAGCACGATCATATGGAACTGGAGTTGATATGTGGGCAGTCGGTTGCATCCTGGCTGAAATGCTGGTACGCTGCCCATATTTTCCAGGGGACTCGGATCTGGACCAACTCACTAGAATATTTACTGCTCTTGGTACGCCCACAGATGATAACTGGaag GATCTAACAAAACTTCCTGACTATGTATCATTCAAGCATTTTGATGGATCTCCACTTCGTGATCTCTTCCTTGCTGCTAGTGATGATTTGTTGCAGCTTCTTGGGTCCCTGTTAATGATTAACCCTTCCAAGAGATGCAGCTGTACTCAAGCTCTCAAAATGCCTTACTTCAG TAACcgaccagcaccaacacctgggCCAATGCTGCCACTCCCTGCTTCAATTAGAAACAAGAAGGAAATAGAGAAGCCAACATTAAAACGCAAGATCATTGAAGAATCTGGATTTGGAG ACACATCTCATAGTGGAACAAACAATACAGTGATGTTGCTGAATGGAAGAAAGCCTCATGCAGATCTCGACAAAACCCATCTACATAAATTTGCATCCAACACGAATAAGGAGCAGTCCATGCCTGTCAAACCTACCTTTGGAATAAGACAAG CATCCTTAGCCAAGAAGCTCCAGTTTTAA
- the Cdk7 gene encoding cyclin-dependent kinase 7 isoform X2 has protein sequence MEETEEKKRRIRIEEKLKRYEKIDFLGEGQFATVYKALDVETKQIVAVKKIKLGSREEARDGINRTALREIKLLQEVHHLNLIGLLDVFGYKSNVSLVFDFMDTDLEVIIKDTDNIILTPANIKAYILQTIRGLEYLHLHWILHRDLKPNNLLVNSEGVLKIGDFGLARFFGSPNRQYSHQVVTRWYRSPELLFGARSYGTGVDMWAVGCILAEMLVRCPYFPGDSDLDQLTRIFTALGTPTDDNWKDLTKLPDYVSFKHFDGSPLRDLFLAASDDLLQLLGSLLMINPSKRCSCTQALKMPYFSNRPAPTPGPMLPLPASIRNKKEIEKPTLKRKIIEESGFGASLAKKLQF, from the exons ATGGAGGAGACCGAGGAAAAGAAGAGAAGAATACGCATAGAGGAAAAGCTGAAGAGATATGAGAAAATAGATTTTTTGGGAGAAGGACAG TTTGCAACTGTGTACAAAGCCCTGGATGTAGAAACAAAGCAAATTGTTGCAGTGAAAAAG ATCAAACTTGGGAGTAGGGAAGAAGCAAGAGATGGCATAAACCGTACAGCGCTGCGTGAAATAAAACTGCTACAAGAAGTTCACCATCTTAACCTAATTGGTCTTTTGGATGTGTTTGGCTATAAATCAAATGTCTCACTAGTGTTTGATTTTATGGATACTGATCTGGAA GTCATAATCAAAGATACAGATAACATCATCCTAACGCCAGCAAATATAAAAGCGTATATCTTGCAGACAATACGGGGATTGGAATATCTGCATCTCCACTGGATTTTACACAGG GATCTGAAACCTAATAATCTATTAGTAAATTCTGAGGGAGTATTAAAGATTGGGGATTTTGGATTAGCACGATTTTTTGGCTCCCCAAATAGACAATATTCACATCAAGTGGTCACTCGGTGGTATAG gagcccTGAACTATTGTTTGGAGCACGATCATATGGAACTGGAGTTGATATGTGGGCAGTCGGTTGCATCCTGGCTGAAATGCTGGTACGCTGCCCATATTTTCCAGGGGACTCGGATCTGGACCAACTCACTAGAATATTTACTGCTCTTGGTACGCCCACAGATGATAACTGGaag GATCTAACAAAACTTCCTGACTATGTATCATTCAAGCATTTTGATGGATCTCCACTTCGTGATCTCTTCCTTGCTGCTAGTGATGATTTGTTGCAGCTTCTTGGGTCCCTGTTAATGATTAACCCTTCCAAGAGATGCAGCTGTACTCAAGCTCTCAAAATGCCTTACTTCAG TAACcgaccagcaccaacacctgggCCAATGCTGCCACTCCCTGCTTCAATTAGAAACAAGAAGGAAATAGAGAAGCCAACATTAAAACGCAAGATCATTGAAGAATCTGGATTTGGAG CATCCTTAGCCAAGAAGCTCCAGTTTTAA